Part of the Nitrosopumilus sp. genome, AAATAATTGGTTTTTCTACCAAAGGTACTAAATCTACATATGAAAAAATCGCTAAAAATATTCCTGAAAATGCCTGTATTATAATTGGAGGATTTCAAAAGGGGCATTTTTCAGACTCGATTGAAAATAAAATAACTGAATTATTTTCTATTGGAGATGAATCATTTGAAGGCCATGTAGTAATAGCTAGAATGCTTTACGAGTATGAAAAAACCATTTTTATGTAGGAAATTAAATTTGCATTTTGTTGCAGTCATAGTATAGCCTGGTTAGTATTCGGGGTTTCCAACCCTGTGACGCGGGTTCGAATCCCGCTGACTGCATTTTTCAACCTATGATAACCAATTTTTAGGTCAAACTCTAGATGTAATTATGAAACTTGCAGCAAAAAAAATTGCAATGGAGAGAATGGAAATTCTTATTGAAAATGCAATTAGTAATGCAAAATTAAATCCTGAACTTTCTCAGAGACAAGCCTCTATTGCTAGACGAATTAGCACAAGACACAAAATTAGAATGCCTTACTATCTTAGAATGGTTTTTTGTAAAAAATGTAAATCCTTTATTGCTCCTGGAATAAATTCTCGAATTCGCCTAGGAAGAACCTCTGTTAAGTCGATCAGAATTTCTTGTAACTTGTGTGGGCATACTTATCGTAAAATTATATCTCAATGATTTATAAGACGATTATCGAGTTTTTGACACTATGGCAAAGGTATACGATGTACCAGCAGATGTGTTGATAGAAAGACTAGCTGCAGCATTAAAAAATGAAGACATTCCTGCACCTTCTTGGATTCCATTTGTAAAAACTGGAGCTCATGCAGATAAACCTCCACAAAACAGAGAATGGTGGCATACTAGATGTGCATCAATTTTGAGAAAAATTTACCTTAATGGTCCAATTGGAATTAATGCTTTAAGAAATGATTATGGCGGTGGCAAACCTTCTGGTTATGGAGCTGCTCATCACAGAGATGCTGGCGGTGCAATTATTCGTAATGCAATTCAAGGATTAGAAAAACTTGGTTATGTTCAACAAGTTGAAAGAAAAGGACGTATAGTTTCTAAACAAGGAATGCAAAAACTAGATAGACTAGCTACAGAAATTCTCAAAGAACTAATTGTTGAAAATCCGCAATTAAAAGTATATTCTTAGATTCAAAATGAGTTTTCCGGATTCTAACGAACCACCTACAGATAACACAAATCATGAACTAGCTGCACAAAAAGAGCAAATTCTAAAACAAGTTTTATCTCCTGAAGCTAGAATGAGACTAAACAATATCAAAATGGTAAAACCTGAACTATCTGATATGGTTGAGCAATATCTTATTGGAATGGCAACACAAGGCAAGTTACCTGGCCAAATTAGTGACGATCAATTAAAGCAAATTTTACTCTCAGCACAACAACCTAAACGTGATTTTAAGATAAATCGAATCTGATCCAGTAAAAATATAATTATGGGAACAAAGTCGACTAATACATGAAAGCCGTAGTATACAACGAATATGCACCAGATGATAATTATGCTAAGATCCTTAAAGTCCAGGATATAGATGATCCAAAACCAAAATCAGATGAAGTAGTCTTTTCAGTAAAAGCCGCTGCTCTAAATTATAATGATATTTGGGGAATGAGAGGTCAACCAGTTCCTGTTCCATTACCACATGTTTCAGGTTCTGATGCTGCAGGTGATGTAATTGCTGTAGGTGAAGACGTAAAAAATATCAAAGTTGGTGATAGAGTTGTATCTCACTCTAACATGTCATGTAGAGTTTGTAAAGCATGTACTGATGGTAGAGAATTTGATTGTGTAAATAGAATGATTTGGGGATTCCAAACTGGTCCAACATGGGGCGCTTATCAAGAAGTTACCCATTTGCCAGAAGTTAATGTCTCAAAAATTCCTGAAGGAGTATCGTATGACGAAGCTGCTGCTGCATCAATGACCATTTTAACATCATGGCATATGTTGGTTGGCAGAGCAAAGATTGTTCCAGGACAAACCGTCTTGATTATGGGTGGTGGTTCTGGAGTAGGAAGCTTTGGAATTCAAATTGCCAAACTATACAATTGTGATGTTATTGCAACTGCTAGCCCAGACAAATTAGACAAATGTCTGGAACTTGGAGCAGATTATGCAGTAGATCATAGAAAAGATGATTGGCATAAAGAAGTAAGAGCAATTACTAAAGAACTTGCCAAAAAGAAAGGCGAAGTTCCAGGAATTGATGTTTCCTTTGATCACATAGGTGAAACACACTGGAATAAACAACTAACCTTACTCAAATATGGTGCAACACTAGTTTCATGTGGAGCAACTACAGGCTATGATGCACATACAGATCTAAGACATGTGTTCTTTAAAGGAACTAACATCTTAGGTTCAACACAAGGAACCAAAGCCGAACTTGATCAAGCCTTATACTGGATGGGTCAAGGAAAAATCAAAGCAGCTATTGACTCAACATATACGTTTGAGCAAGCAGCTGAGGCTCATACAAAGATGTTAACTGGAAAAGGACTCTTTGGCAAAATCTTAATGAAGCCAGAGGGCGCTTAGTCATTTAATGACTCAGCTTTTTCGCAGTCTCATTTTTGTTCCTGGAAATAATTCCAGATTCTTAGAAAAAGCTAAAAGCCTACAGGCAGATATTGTTTGTTTTGATTTAGAAGACTCGGTTCCTGAAATTGAAAAATCTAAAGCAAGAAAACTAATCAAAACTGCTTTGAAATCAAGAAAATCATATTCATCTTCAATTTTTGTTAGAACAAACTCTCCAAATTCTGGAAAAATCCCTGATGATCTCAAAGAAATTGTACAAAAGGGAATTGATGGAATTGTAATTCCCAAAGTGAATAACATTAAAGAACTAAAAATTATTGAAAAATCTCTTTCTAGATTAGAAAAAACTCGAAAGATTAAACCGATTCAAATTATCCCTTCAATTGAATCTGCAGAAGGAGTTGTTAACACGTATGAAATTGCATCGTATGGACAGAGGATTTCTGCAGTAGTTTTTGGCGTATTTGATTTACTTAATGATTTAGGAGTTGAATATTCAAAAAATTCTGAAGGCGAAAAATACTCTAGACGAAAAATACCTGTTGATGCACATGCAGCAGGAGTTGCAGTAATTGATGCAATATGGCAAGATCTCAAAGATGCTAAAGGATTAGAAAATGACTGCAAATTAGGAAAAAGTCTTGGATATACAGGAAAAAGTATAATCCATCCTGATCAAATCCCAGTCGTACACAAACTATTTCATCCAAACAAAAGTGAAATTTCTTGGGCTGAGAAAGTATGCAAAATTTATCTTGAATCCTCAAAGAAAGGCAAAGGTGCCACAACTGTTGAAGGAAAAATGATTGACGAAGTTCACTTCAAACAAGCAAAAGCATTATTAGATCTTATAAAATAATTTAACTCCCATACTTATTCTAATGATTCTATTATTACTTTCATACTGGTGCTTTTCTCAAACATTTTTTTAGTTACCACACCTACCACACCAATCTTATCCTTTTTAATATCTAATTTTATTTCTTCAAACACACATTGTAATTTAGATATTTTTTTACTTTCACTCAGTATTTTTCCAGATTCTATAATTAATCCATTAAGAATTAAATTTTCAATTTTTCTATATCCTGATGTCTTTGGAACCTTAGATTCTTTAAGAATTTGAGGAATGGTATATTCATTTTCCAATAGTGTTAAAATTATTTTTCTTGTCTCGATTTCTCCAAATAACTCTAAAATCAAATCTCTTAAATCTGAATCTATTATTGTAACTAAAAATTTGTTATCTCTTTTTTTCACTTTAAGAATTTTTGAGATACAATCTATTTCAAATTTTTTTGAATCTATTGATGAATTTTTTTTAAGAGTATTTGAAAATTTTTGGAAATGTTCAATTGATAATTTAATTGACATTCCATGCTCTAAAAATAATTCTCGTTCAGTTTTCTTCAGTATTGTTGAATCTAGTTCTTTTTTTATTTGAGATGATAATGCAGTTGCAATTAATCTATCAATTCCTCCCATACCGTTGTTGTAAATGATGGAAAATATTAAAGCACTGGTCTTCGTACTATGACTAGATATGTCTAAATCAGTAATTGTAATTGATGATGATGAAGATACTGTTAGATTATTCAGTGAATTTCTTGAAGAACATGATATCAATGTAATAGGTAATGGATTTGATGGTGTGACTGCAGTAAAACTCTTCAAAGAAACTAAACCTGATGTTGTTCTAATAGATCTTAATATGCCAAATGGAAGCGGATTTTATGCTATAAAAAAAATTCAAGAAATTAATCCTAAAGCATGCATAATTGCTGTTACTGCTGATGGAAGTTTTGCAACTGAAGAAAAATTAGAAAAACTAAACATTCCTCTTATTCAAAAACCATTCAAAATGGATCAAGTGATTTCTATTATCAAGAACTAAATTATTCCCATTTTTGGAACTTTTCATATAATCTTATATTGAAAACTTCATACAATTACTTTGATAGATATGAGTAAAAGAGTAACAATAATGATTGATGAGGATCTTGACAAAAAAATTAGAACACGACAAGCAAAATTAATTCAACAAGAGCAATCTTCGTACAGCTATTCTAAAGTATTGAATGAAACACTTCGTAAAGTATTAAAATAATTTTTTCACTAAACCCATTTTTAATTAGAATACATTAAAGATGATGAATTTTAAATAAATTATAAGATGATTGATCTTCTTGATCCTTCAAATGTAATTACTAGGATGTTTAATGCAGAAAAATATGATGAAATGTATCAATACTGCAAAAATATACTTGAAAATGAACCAAACAACATGCTTGCATTGCAAAATATTTCATTATCTCTAATCTATCTAAAAAAATATGATGATGCTATTGATTATTGTAATCAAGTTCTGGAAATAAAAAATTTTGATACATATGCCTTAAAAAATAAGATTTTTGCCCTTGAAAATTTAAAACAATACAAACAAGTTCTAGAATTATCTGAACAATTGGTTTCTGCCAATCCTAAAGATATTTGGGCACTAAACAGTATGGGATTGGCATTAAATGAACTAGATAACCACAAAGAAGCTCTAAAATGCTATGATACATCACTTCTAATAGATCCTGACGATGTCACAGCCTTAATGAATAAAGCTATTTCTTTAAGTCATCTAGGAAATTATCAAGAAGCGATTGAATATTATGATAAAGCACAAACAATTGATCCAAATTTAAGAGAATTACCTTTAGCAAAATCTAGACTATATGAAAAACTAGGCATGACAGATGATGCATTTTTAGCAGCTCAAGGAATTCTTAACAAAGATATGGAAAAAATCAAAAAAGACGCAATAGAAAACAAATGTTCTGTTTTTCATCAATTTTGTGATAATGAATTTAAGGAATTCAACAAATAATCTAATATCTAAATAATTTTATACACAACTATGGCAGATTCTATTATGTTTACAGGAATTGTTGAAGGAATTGGTAAAGTAGAAAAAATTTCCAAAAATACAAAAAATCGAAGTGCAATTCAAATGACTGTAAATTTAGGAAAACACAGAAAGGGATTAAAAATTGGACAAAGTGTTGCTCTAAATGGAGTATGCCTTACAGCTACAAAACTTTCAAAAAATAGTTGTGTTTTTGAAATGATTGAAGAAACTACAAAAAAAACAGATCTTGGAAATTTAAAAGTTGGAGGTGTTGTAAATATTGAAAGAAGTTTAAAGGCTGGTGATAGATTAGAAGGTCATTTTGTTTTAGGTCATGTAGATGGAGTGGCTACAATCAAAAAAATTCTAAAAAAACCTAAAGAAGTTCAAGTTTGGTTTGAAGTTCCAAAAAAATTATCAAAGTTTGTTGTCAAAAAAGGATCTATTGCAGTTGATGGAATCAGTTTAACGGTAGTTGACATAAAAAATTCTCTTGCTTCTGTTTCATTAATTCCACATACTATTGATGTTACAAATTTTCATACCAAGAAAGTAGGCGATAAAGTTAATATTGAAACTGACATTCTTGGAAAATACATTCTTAAATGAACTTGATTATTTACCACTTTAGTAGTAATTACCAGTTTTTTAGTAAACTTTATAATTAGATTAAGAAGTTTTTTCATATGACCCTTGAATCTGCTTTACAATCTCTAAAACGTGGAGAATTTGTTCTCTTGTTTGATTCTGCAGGAAGAGAAAATGAAATTGATATGGTTGTCGCAGCAGAATTTATCACTCCAGAACATATCGCAAGAATGCGTCAGCATGCTGGCGGTTTACTATGTATGGCAATTGATAACAGCTTTGCAACTTCTTTAGATTTACAGTATATGCATGAAATTCTTTCTGAATCTTCTATTTCAAATAAAGAAATGATAATGGGATTAGCTCCTTACGGTGATCATCCTACTTTTTCTTTATCAGTAAATCATTATCAAACATACACTGGTATTACTGATAAAGATAGAGCATTAACAATTAGCGAAATGGCTAAAATATACAATGTTGAAAATAAACAGAAAAAATTTGCTTCATCTTTTAAGACTCCTGGACATGTTCCATTATTGATAGCATCCAAAGGATTGTTGGCTGCTAGACAGGGACATACAGAAATGTCTGTTTATCTTGCTCAAGTTGCAGGATTAACTCCAGTAACTGCAATTTGTGAAATGATGGATGCAGAAACTTATGCTGCACTATCTGTTGAAAAAGCAGAAAAATTTGCAAAACAAAATGGAATTCCATTAATTGATGGGAAAGAATTGTTAGAATATGCTAAGGTGAATTAGTTTTGAATATTGCAATAGTCTTTTCGGAATTTAATGAGGAAGTGACATCTAGGATGCTTGATGTCGCTAAGGAAAAAGCAAAATTGTTAAAATTAAAAATCTCTCACACCTGTATGGTTCCCGGAGCATATGATATGCCTATAATTGTGGATTCTCTATTAAGCAGAAAAGAAGTAGATGCTGTAGTCACATTAGGTGCTATAATTAAAGGTCAAACTAAACATGATGAAGTAATCTCTCATGCTGCTGCCCAAGCTTTGACTGATTTATCGTTAAAATACAAAAAACCTGTTTCTTTAGGCATTTCCGGTCCAGGAATGCAAGAACGACATGCTTATGCTAGAATTAGACCTGTGGCAGAACGTGCAGTAGAAGCTGTTGTAAAAATTTCTCAAGAATTAAAGAGAATTCAAAAATGATTCAACTCAGCATTTTAAAAATAACTGAATATGGTCCTTGGACCCTAACTTTGGGAAGTGATAGAGAACATGAACTTCAAATGCTTCAAGCATCTCTGTATAAAGAAGTTCAAAAATTATTTTCTGAAAAAAATTGCATTGTGTTTCTAAACAGGGCTGATGAATTTTTTGTAGTTTCAAATGGTCTTAATTTAGAAGATCATGTCAAAATACAACAAATTCTTGAAAAATCTTTTGAAATTAGATTGACAATATCAATTGGGTTTGGCAATACTCCATTTGAAGCAAATTTGAAAGCATATGAAGGAAAGAAAAATAAAATAATTTTAAATTCTGATCACAATATTTTTGGATTTATTGATGAAGGATCTCTTTCAAATGTTTCTATAATGCATTTAGATGTAGATGATCTTACTTCTAGAAGAGAAACTGATTCTCCATATGAAATTTCATCAATAATTTTTGAATTATATTCAAAAATGTCAAAATATTTTCTAGATAAAAATTCTCTTACATTCTTTATGGGAGGGGATAATTTTATGGTAGTATCAAGTAATGACGCAAAAAATTCCGTTCAAGAATTTATCAACTTGATAAAAAATACTGATAAAATTTCTTTGAATTGTGGAATAGGAAATGCTAAGTTGGGACGAGATGCTGTGAAATTAGCCACAAAATCACTTGATGCTATAAGAGAAATTCGAGATTCAGGCAAAGACAAACCTGAAGTTTATGAATTGTCATGTTAATAAAAAATATTAGTATACTATTTGGAGATAATCTTGATTATGTATCCAATACTGATGTCAGAATTATCAAAAATAAAATTAAAAAAATAAATCAAAAAATAAAACCCATTTCAAATGAAGATTCTATAGATTGTCAGGGGCTTTTAATGATTCCTGGATTCATTAATGCACATACCCATATTGGAGATTCAATTGGAAAAGATATTTCTTTAAACCTAACGGTTGATGAAAAAATTCATCCTGTATTTGGTGCTAAATCAAAAATTTTGAAACGTACCTCTGATGAAAATCTAGGGAATTTTATGAAGAATACATGTTATTCAATGATTAGAAAAGGGATTACTACATTTGTCGATTTTAGGGAAGGTGAATTAGATGGAGTAATTTTACTGCAAAAAATACTAAATGATGTCCCAATTCGTTCAATTATTTTAGGTCGTATGGAATTTTATCAAAATAATAGAGAAATTAAAAAAAATCTATCTTTTCCAACTACAAAAACTGCAGAATTTATTAAATTGCTGAAAAAATGTGATGGGATAGGGGTTAGTGGTGCAAATGAAAATAGTACTTCAATTCTTAACTTCTATTCAAAATCTACAAAACTGAGAGCGATTCATTCGGCTGAAACTAAAGAAAGTTCCAATAAATCAAAAAAACTTACCGGAAAATCTGAAACCACTAGAGCCTTATCTCTTAAACCTCATTTTTTGGTTCATATGACCTATGCTTCAAAAACTGATCTAAAATTAGCTTCTAAAAAAACAAGAGGAATTGTGATTTGTCCTAGAGCAAATTCTGCTCTTGCTGAAGGCATTCCTGATGTTGATTTAATGCAAAAATCTGGCTGTATTCTGGCTTTAGGCACAGACAATGTTATGATCAACTCTCCTGACATGTTCAGAGAAATGGATTTTGTTTGGAAAGTAACTATGGGAATGCATAAGAAAAGAATTGATGCAAGAGAAATTCTAAAAATGGCTACAGTAAATGGTGGAAAAATCTTGAATAAACCAATTGGAGAAATCAAATCCGGAAAAATTGCTGATTGTATATTTTTAGATAAACATGCATTAGATTTAGAACCAATGCATAATCCACATGCATCTATCGTTCATAGAGCATCTGAATCAACAATCAAAGCTGTAATGATCGGAGGAAAATTAGTTCATGGTAATCTCTAAACCCTATGTAATTCTAAGTGCTGCAATATCCATCGATGGTAAAATTTCAACTAGAACTGGAAATTCAAAACTATCTTCATCTGAAGATCTTGTTAGATTACATAAACTAAGAAGCAAAGTTGATGGAATTATAATTGGAAAAAATACTGTGATTAAAGATAATCCATTACTAACTGTACGTCATACTAGAGGTAAAAACCCTGTTAGAATTATTTTGGATTCTAAAGGAAAAATCTCTTCTCATTCTAAAATATTACAAACATCAAACGAAATCCAAACTATTATTGCTGTATCAAAATCTATTCCAAAATCAAATGTTGACAAACTAAATAAATTCCCAATAGAATTGATTTCTACAGGACAAAAATCTGTAAATCTTAAATCTCTTTTATCAAAACTAGCAGCAAAAAATTTGAAAACCCTTTTGGTTGAAGGAGGAGGCACGGTCAATTGGGAATTTATCAAACAAGATCTTTTTGATGAAATAATAATTACTCTTTCTCCCTTTGTAATTGGTGGAAATAATGCTGTATCGCTTGTTCAAGGAGAGGGATTTGATATAATATCAAAATCTCCAAATCTAAGGCTCAAATCAATGAAGAGGCTCAAAAATCATATAGTTTTGAATTATCTAAAAGTGTAAGTTCTTATACTTTATTTGAAATAAAATTACAAGAAATTGGCAGTAAAAAAGAAAACTCCAAAAAGAAAAACTACAACCAAAAAGGCTACTTCAAAAAAGAAAGCAGCACCAAAAAGAAAGGCTGTAACTAAAAAGAAGATCACTAAATCAAAAGCTAAAAAACCAGCATTTGGTGGATATGCAATTAGTTTTGCAGGACGTACTGAAACTGTAGAACAAGTATTTGGTAAGAAACCAATTGCACCAAGTGAAATGACCAAGAAAATCTGGGCATTTGTTAAATCAAAAAGCCTTTCTAATCGTTAAACCCAAATGTTAACGAAAATTCGTTAACTAATTTCTATCTTTTAATTATTTTTCTTAAAATGAATAAGATATAGATATTGGATTAAACGTGATACTTACATGTCTACTGCATCTTTAAGACGAGATCATGAACTTATAGAAAAAGTCATCAAAGCAATGGAGTCTACCATTCAATTATTAAATGATGGGAAACAAATTCCTGAGTCAATATTATTACCTGTAATTGATTTTTCAAAAAACTTTACTGATGTATGTCATCATAGCAAGGAAGAAAAATCATTATTTCCTGCTTTAGAACAAGCTGGTTTACCTACCAATATGGGACCTATTGCAATGATGCTAATTGATCATCAACGTTCAAGAGAAATTGGAACTGAAATGGAAGCATCTGCAAAAGAATATCTTACTTCAGGTGATTCAACAAAATTAGTTAGTGACATGCAACAATATGTTGAACATATCACAGAACATTTGTGGAAGGAAAATAACAAACTCTTCATGATGGCAGAAGCAAGATTACAATATGTGTCTGAAAAAGTTGATAATGAATTAACTGAGATCGAAAAATCCAAACTTGATGAGCTTGGAAAAACTAGAGCACATTATGAACAACTAGCTGAAAATCTTACAAAAGATGTCTCTGAACAAGGAAATTAACTTTGTCTAACAGCATTTTTGGTCAAGTAACTACAGTCAGAAAATTTGTCACTGGTGATATTGAAGTCGATTTTTATCATGAAGATGAATTATCCACGTATAGATATTCATCTGAACCTTCTCGATTGGGAGATTTTCCTAAGGAATTAATTGAAATTTTGGCTTCGACTTTGGCCACTGATATCTGTGTTGAAATTTTCTTTGGAGATGATGGTAATCCTACACATGTTGAACTAGAAGAATGCGACGATGAGGATGATTTAGATGATGAAGAATTTGATGAAGATTCTGAAGAATAAATGTCTTGATTTATTGCCTATTCGACATAATGATGATGTGTTAAATTATCATAAAATCTGACTGATTTCAAGTTTACAAATTCTAACATACCATATCTTGATAATTCTCTTCCAAATCCACTGTGTTTTATTCCTCCAAATGGGATTCTTGGATCTGAAATAACAACATTATTGACACTCACAATTCCAGATTCAATTCGCCTAGACATCTTATCTGCTTTAGCTAGATCTTTTGTCCAAATACTAGCTCCTAGGCCAAATTCACTTTCATTAGCAAATTTGACTGCCTCACTTTCATTCTCAACAATAGTAATTGGCGCTACAGGTCCAAAAGTTTCCTCTTGTGCAATTCTCATGTTTGGTTTAACATTTCTAAGAATTGTTGGATTGTAAAAGAAACCTTTGCCATCCCTCTCAGAACCTCCTAAGAGAATTTCTGCACCTTTTTGTTTTGCATCTTCTACAATTCCTGAAATTGTATCTAAACCATCTTTACTAGATAGTGGCCCAATATCAGTTTCAATTGACATCGGATCTCCCACTTTGAGCTGAGATGCTTTTTTAATAAACAATTCAATAAATTCATCTGCAATATTTTTACCTACAAAAAATCTTTTTGATGCAACACAACTTTGCCCACAATTAATGAATCTGCCTTTGACAGCTCCCTCTGCAGCTTTTTCAATAATTGCATCATCCAATACTATGAAAGGATCACTTCCACCTAATTCTAATACACATTTTTTCAAATTTTTTGCTGCTCTTTCACCTACTTTTGCACCTGCATTAGTACTACCTGTAAACGTTACAGCATTTACATCTGAATCAATAAGATAATTTGCAGATTCTACGCTTCCTACAACTGTCTGAAAAATTCCATCAGGAATACCTGATTCGGTAAATGCTTTTTCAATTTCAATACCTGATTGCATTGTAACTCTAGATGGTTTCATAACAATTACATTTCCTGCCATTAGGCATGGAGCTGCAAATCTTAATGCTTGCCAATAAGGAAAATTCCAAGGCATTATAGACC contains:
- a CDS encoding CoA ester lyase; its protein translation is MTQLFRSLIFVPGNNSRFLEKAKSLQADIVCFDLEDSVPEIEKSKARKLIKTALKSRKSYSSSIFVRTNSPNSGKIPDDLKEIVQKGIDGIVIPKVNNIKELKIIEKSLSRLEKTRKIKPIQIIPSIESAEGVVNTYEIASYGQRISAVVFGVFDLLNDLGVEYSKNSEGEKYSRRKIPVDAHAAGVAVIDAIWQDLKDAKGLENDCKLGKSLGYTGKSIIHPDQIPVVHKLFHPNKSEISWAEKVCKIYLESSKKGKGATTVEGKMIDEVHFKQAKALLDLIK
- a CDS encoding response regulator: MSKSVIVIDDDEDTVRLFSEFLEEHDINVIGNGFDGVTAVKLFKETKPDVVLIDLNMPNGSGFYAIKKIQEINPKACIIAVTADGSFATEEKLEKLNIPLIQKPFKMDQVISIIKN
- the ribB gene encoding 3,4-dihydroxy-2-butanone-4-phosphate synthase, which produces MTLESALQSLKRGEFVLLFDSAGRENEIDMVVAAEFITPEHIARMRQHAGGLLCMAIDNSFATSLDLQYMHEILSESSISNKEMIMGLAPYGDHPTFSLSVNHYQTYTGITDKDRALTISEMAKIYNVENKQKKFASSFKTPGHVPLLIASKGLLAARQGHTEMSVYLAQVAGLTPVTAICEMMDAETYAALSVEKAEKFAKQNGIPLIDGKELLEYAKVN
- a CDS encoding amidohydrolase family protein — its product is MLIKNISILFGDNLDYVSNTDVRIIKNKIKKINQKIKPISNEDSIDCQGLLMIPGFINAHTHIGDSIGKDISLNLTVDEKIHPVFGAKSKILKRTSDENLGNFMKNTCYSMIRKGITTFVDFREGELDGVILLQKILNDVPIRSIILGRMEFYQNNREIKKNLSFPTTKTAEFIKLLKKCDGIGVSGANENSTSILNFYSKSTKLRAIHSAETKESSNKSKKLTGKSETTRALSLKPHFLVHMTYASKTDLKLASKKTRGIVICPRANSALAEGIPDVDLMQKSGCILALGTDNVMINSPDMFREMDFVWKVTMGMHKKRIDAREILKMATVNGGKILNKPIGEIKSGKIADCIFLDKHALDLEPMHNPHASIVHRASESTIKAVMIGGKLVHGNL
- a CDS encoding GTP cyclohydrolase IIa gives rise to the protein MIQLSILKITEYGPWTLTLGSDREHELQMLQASLYKEVQKLFSEKNCIVFLNRADEFFVVSNGLNLEDHVKIQQILEKSFEIRLTISIGFGNTPFEANLKAYEGKKNKIILNSDHNIFGFIDEGSLSNVSIMHLDVDDLTSRRETDSPYEISSIIFELYSKMSKYFLDKNSLTFFMGGDNFMVVSSNDAKNSVQEFINLIKNTDKISLNCGIGNAKLGRDAVKLATKSLDAIREIRDSGKDKPEVYELSC
- a CDS encoding 2,5-diamino-6-(ribosylamino)-4(3H)-pyrimidinone 5'-phosphate reductase; its protein translation is MVISKPYVILSAAISIDGKISTRTGNSKLSSSEDLVRLHKLRSKVDGIIIGKNTVIKDNPLLTVRHTRGKNPVRIILDSKGKISSHSKILQTSNEIQTIIAVSKSIPKSNVDKLNKFPIELISTGQKSVNLKSLLSKLAAKNLKTLLVEGGGTVNWEFIKQDLFDEIIITLSPFVIGGNNAVSLVQGEGFDIISKSPNLRLKSMKRLKNHIVLNYLKV
- a CDS encoding riboflavin synthase, yielding MFTGIVEGIGKVEKISKNTKNRSAIQMTVNLGKHRKGLKIGQSVALNGVCLTATKLSKNSCVFEMIEETTKKTDLGNLKVGGVVNIERSLKAGDRLEGHFVLGHVDGVATIKKILKKPKEVQVWFEVPKKLSKFVVKKGSIAVDGISLTVVDIKNSLASVSLIPHTIDVTNFHTKKVGDKVNIETDILGKYILK
- a CDS encoding tetratricopeptide repeat protein, yielding MIDLLDPSNVITRMFNAEKYDEMYQYCKNILENEPNNMLALQNISLSLIYLKKYDDAIDYCNQVLEIKNFDTYALKNKIFALENLKQYKQVLELSEQLVSANPKDIWALNSMGLALNELDNHKEALKCYDTSLLIDPDDVTALMNKAISLSHLGNYQEAIEYYDKAQTIDPNLRELPLAKSRLYEKLGMTDDAFLAAQGILNKDMEKIKKDAIENKCSVFHQFCDNEFKEFNK
- a CDS encoding transcriptional regulator, which translates into the protein MGGIDRLIATALSSQIKKELDSTILKKTERELFLEHGMSIKLSIEHFQKFSNTLKKNSSIDSKKFEIDCISKILKVKKRDNKFLVTIIDSDLRDLILELFGEIETRKIILTLLENEYTIPQILKESKVPKTSGYRKIENLILNGLIIESGKILSESKKISKLQCVFEEIKLDIKKDKIGVVGVVTKKMFEKSTSMKVIIESLE
- a CDS encoding 30S ribosomal protein S19e, translated to MAKVYDVPADVLIERLAAALKNEDIPAPSWIPFVKTGAHADKPPQNREWWHTRCASILRKIYLNGPIGINALRNDYGGGKPSGYGAAHHRDAGGAIIRNAIQGLEKLGYVQQVERKGRIVSKQGMQKLDRLATEILKELIVENPQLKVYS
- a CDS encoding zinc-binding dehydrogenase encodes the protein MKAVVYNEYAPDDNYAKILKVQDIDDPKPKSDEVVFSVKAAALNYNDIWGMRGQPVPVPLPHVSGSDAAGDVIAVGEDVKNIKVGDRVVSHSNMSCRVCKACTDGREFDCVNRMIWGFQTGPTWGAYQEVTHLPEVNVSKIPEGVSYDEAAAASMTILTSWHMLVGRAKIVPGQTVLIMGGGSGVGSFGIQIAKLYNCDVIATASPDKLDKCLELGADYAVDHRKDDWHKEVRAITKELAKKKGEVPGIDVSFDHIGETHWNKQLTLLKYGATLVSCGATTGYDAHTDLRHVFFKGTNILGSTQGTKAELDQALYWMGQGKIKAAIDSTYTFEQAAEAHTKMLTGKGLFGKILMKPEGA
- the ribH gene encoding 6,7-dimethyl-8-ribityllumazine synthase; translated protein: MNIAIVFSEFNEEVTSRMLDVAKEKAKLLKLKISHTCMVPGAYDMPIIVDSLLSRKEVDAVVTLGAIIKGQTKHDEVISHAAAQALTDLSLKYKKPVSLGISGPGMQERHAYARIRPVAERAVEAVVKISQELKRIQK
- a CDS encoding DNA-binding protein; its protein translation is MSFPDSNEPPTDNTNHELAAQKEQILKQVLSPEARMRLNNIKMVKPELSDMVEQYLIGMATQGKLPGQISDDQLKQILLSAQQPKRDFKINRI
- a CDS encoding RNase P subunit, which translates into the protein MKLAAKKIAMERMEILIENAISNAKLNPELSQRQASIARRISTRHKIRMPYYLRMVFCKKCKSFIAPGINSRIRLGRTSVKSIRISCNLCGHTYRKIISQ